One part of the Flavobacterium johnsoniae UW101 genome encodes these proteins:
- a CDS encoding aldose epimerase family protein: MEIKHKSHLKETSNSKSFGFMPDNREIHSFELSNKKGMKVTIINYGATITSLEIPTSEGKIVDVVLGFDSLSSYLESYYLPSAPYFGTTVGRYAGRIHNGTFTLNGTKYELTKNNNGNSLHGGNIGFGRKVWNVTNQNSGENPSITFSLLSENLDENYPGELHIDLTYTLTEENELKLDYKAVSTEDTIINLTHHSYFNLDGHNTSVLDQKVFVNADKMLETNHENIPTGNFTALTNHDFDFRAEKKCPASIDNSFVINQTDTVAATLLSSKNNLKMSVFTNQPSVHIYVGGNCFDVLKGKNDAVYHKTSGICFETQNFPDAPNQAHFPDSVLKKGREYIQETVYKFENIN, translated from the coding sequence ATGGAAATAAAACATAAATCGCATTTAAAGGAAACTTCTAATTCTAAATCTTTTGGTTTCATGCCAGATAACCGAGAAATTCACTCTTTTGAATTATCGAATAAAAAGGGAATGAAGGTTACGATTATAAATTATGGAGCAACCATAACTTCATTAGAAATTCCAACTTCTGAAGGAAAAATTGTTGATGTAGTGTTAGGGTTCGACTCTCTTTCTTCGTATTTAGAATCGTATTATCTGCCAAGTGCGCCTTATTTCGGTACAACTGTAGGACGTTATGCAGGACGAATCCATAATGGGACTTTTACTTTAAATGGAACAAAATACGAATTAACCAAAAACAATAACGGAAACTCACTTCATGGCGGTAATATAGGTTTTGGAAGAAAAGTGTGGAATGTTACAAATCAAAACTCAGGTGAAAATCCGTCGATAACTTTTAGTCTGTTAAGTGAAAATCTGGACGAAAATTATCCGGGAGAATTACACATTGATTTGACCTATACACTTACAGAAGAGAATGAATTGAAATTAGATTATAAAGCTGTTTCTACAGAAGACACTATTATAAATTTAACGCATCACAGTTATTTTAACCTTGACGGACACAATACAAGTGTTTTGGATCAAAAGGTTTTTGTTAATGCAGATAAAATGCTGGAAACGAATCATGAGAATATTCCAACTGGAAATTTTACAGCGCTTACAAATCATGATTTTGATTTTAGAGCAGAAAAAAAATGTCCGGCTTCTATAGATAATTCGTTTGTTATAAACCAGACAGATACAGTTGCAGCAACGTTATTGAGCTCAAAAAATAATTTAAAAATGAGTGTTTTTACGAATCAGCCGAGTGTACATATATATGTAGGCGGAAACTGTTTTGATGTTTTGAAAGGAAAAAACGATGCTGTTTACCATAAAACAAGCGGTATTTGTTTTGAAACTCAAAATTTTCCAGATGCCCCAAATCAGGCACATTTTCCTGATTCAGTTTTAAAGAAAGGCAGAGAATATATTCAGGAAACCGTTTATAAATTCGAAAATATCAACTAA
- a CDS encoding GntR family transcriptional regulator produces the protein MNIISIQNNIGLPKYKQIILSIEKAIEEEKLIKGDRLPSVNKVCLAFSLSRDTVLLAYDELKKRGIIYAIPGKGYYVKSVEITIKQKIFLLFDELNIFKEDIYNSFLNNIGKNVQVDIFFHHFNSQVFQKLLNDSNGNYTKYILMPTNLQDIVSSIKTLPVGDVIILDQTNPDLKAYPAIYQNHQKDIFEGLQKGNQRLSKYKKLILIFPGFREPLGMKLGFEDFCTEYNFESEIITEFTNREITAGDLYIIPNDRDLVRVIENARDQNLKLGSDFGIISYNETPLKKIAANGITTISTHFEAMGKILAEMVLKNKKEQIENKSSLIMRNSL, from the coding sequence ATGAATATCATTTCGATCCAAAATAACATTGGCCTGCCAAAATATAAGCAGATTATTCTTTCAATAGAAAAAGCTATCGAAGAAGAAAAATTGATCAAAGGCGACCGCCTTCCGTCAGTAAACAAAGTCTGTCTGGCTTTTTCATTGTCTCGCGATACCGTTTTACTGGCATATGATGAACTAAAAAAAAGAGGTATCATTTATGCCATTCCAGGAAAAGGATATTACGTTAAAAGCGTTGAAATCACTATAAAGCAGAAGATTTTTTTACTTTTTGATGAGTTGAATATTTTTAAAGAAGATATTTATAATTCCTTTTTAAATAATATTGGCAAAAATGTTCAGGTAGATATTTTCTTTCATCATTTTAACAGTCAGGTTTTTCAAAAGCTGTTAAACGACAGCAACGGAAATTATACTAAGTATATCCTGATGCCTACAAATCTGCAGGATATTGTTTCTTCAATAAAAACCCTACCAGTAGGTGATGTTATTATTCTTGATCAAACTAATCCAGATCTTAAAGCTTATCCTGCCATTTACCAAAACCATCAAAAAGATATTTTTGAAGGATTGCAAAAAGGAAATCAAAGATTAAGCAAATACAAAAAACTGATTTTAATTTTTCCTGGATTTCGTGAACCGCTTGGAATGAAATTGGGCTTTGAAGATTTTTGTACCGAATATAATTTTGAATCTGAAATTATAACTGAATTTACGAACAGAGAAATTACTGCCGGAGATTTATACATAATACCTAATGATCGTGATTTGGTTAGGGTAATTGAAAACGCCCGCGATCAGAATTTGAAACTCGGATCTGATTTTGGAATTATATCCTATAATGAAACACCGCTGAAAAAAATTGCTGCAAACGGAATTACAACTATTTCAACTCATTTTGAAGCAATGGGAAAAATTCTGGCAGAGATGGTTTTAAAAAATAAAAAAGAACAAATAGAAAATAAGTCTTCATTGATAATGCGAAACTCTTTGTAA
- a CDS encoding NUDIX hydrolase — MLNSYSSADKVLLAVDCIIFGFDSEGLKILLIKRDFEPEKGKWSLIGGFLKRDEVLDDAAIRILNTYTGLNDIYMEQLYAYSEIDRDPVERTISVSYFALINIENHNTELIRNYHAEWFPINDAPNLIFDHNEMVDNAIKRLRYKTSIKPIGFELLPEKFTMRQLLELYEAILSKELDKRNFISKINSLEILNKLEEKDMQSSRKGSYLYTFNKEKYEEKLLNNFSLNL, encoded by the coding sequence ATGTTAAACAGTTATAGCTCTGCCGATAAGGTTTTACTAGCGGTAGATTGTATTATTTTCGGATTCGACAGTGAAGGCCTAAAGATACTTTTAATTAAAAGGGATTTTGAACCTGAAAAGGGGAAATGGTCTTTGATTGGAGGTTTTTTAAAACGTGACGAAGTTTTAGATGATGCTGCTATTAGAATTTTAAATACATATACCGGTCTTAACGACATTTATATGGAGCAGTTATATGCTTACAGTGAAATTGATCGTGACCCGGTAGAAAGAACTATTTCGGTTTCGTATTTTGCTTTAATTAATATTGAAAACCACAATACAGAATTAATTAGAAATTATCATGCAGAATGGTTCCCTATTAACGATGCTCCAAACCTAATTTTTGACCACAACGAAATGGTCGATAATGCAATTAAAAGACTTCGATACAAAACTTCGATAAAACCTATTGGGTTCGAACTGCTTCCGGAAAAATTCACTATGCGCCAGCTTTTAGAATTATACGAAGCTATTTTAAGCAAAGAATTAGATAAAAGAAATTTCATCAGTAAAATAAATTCTCTTGAAATTCTAAATAAGCTTGAAGAAAAAGATATGCAGTCGTCTAGAAAAGGATCTTACCTCTATACTTTTAATAAAGAAAAATATGAAGAGAAACTTTTAAATAATTTTTCTCTTAACTTATAA
- a CDS encoding alpha-N-arabinofuranosidase: protein MKKTLLLLFVTICIQTISAQKEPIVITIKNDPAAPTINKNIYGHFAEHLGRCIYGGFFVGDTSKIPNTNGVRNDVIKALKDLKIPNLRWPGGCFADTYHWKDGIGPKEQRPTIVNQWWGGVTEDNSFGTHDFLNLCEVLGAEPYLSGNVGSGTVQEFADWIQYANFGGKSPMSDLRKKNGRTEPWKVKFWGIGNEAWGCGGNMTAEYYANEYRKFATFMADWNNTGGINRIASGANSSDYNWTEVLMKNIPLNMLGGVGVHHYSVIDWNKKGDAVNFSEEQYFKTMKEALKMEELVTKHAAVMDKYDPEKKVAMVVDEWGGWYDVEKGTNPGFLYQQNTIRDAVLAGATLNIFNNHADRVRMANLAQCVNVLQAVILTDKTKMILTPTYHVMQMYNVHQDAKLLPINFSSPLYTFKDQTLPAVSASASKDKNGVVHISLVNVDAKSKHKIEIDTKDLGVKNFTAHIITSSKLQDFNSFENPNKISPAAFKDFDMKKGKLEINLPPFSVLVLEGK, encoded by the coding sequence ATGAAAAAAACACTACTACTATTGTTTGTTACAATTTGTATACAGACAATTTCTGCGCAGAAAGAACCAATAGTTATTACTATAAAAAATGATCCTGCCGCACCAACCATCAATAAAAATATTTACGGTCATTTTGCTGAACATTTAGGACGCTGTATATACGGCGGATTTTTTGTTGGCGATACTTCTAAAATTCCAAATACAAACGGAGTCAGAAATGATGTTATTAAAGCCTTAAAAGATTTAAAAATTCCAAATTTAAGATGGCCGGGAGGCTGTTTTGCTGATACCTATCACTGGAAAGACGGAATTGGTCCAAAAGAACAAAGACCTACAATTGTAAATCAATGGTGGGGAGGCGTAACAGAAGATAATAGTTTTGGAACTCATGACTTTTTAAATCTATGTGAAGTTCTGGGGGCAGAACCTTATTTATCCGGCAATGTAGGAAGCGGAACAGTTCAGGAATTTGCCGACTGGATTCAGTATGCCAATTTTGGAGGCAAAAGCCCAATGAGTGATCTGCGTAAAAAAAACGGAAGAACAGAACCATGGAAAGTTAAATTCTGGGGAATTGGAAATGAAGCCTGGGGCTGCGGCGGTAACATGACAGCAGAATACTATGCAAACGAATACCGCAAGTTTGCCACTTTTATGGCAGACTGGAATAATACAGGCGGTATAAATCGTATTGCTTCGGGAGCCAACAGCAGTGACTATAACTGGACGGAAGTTTTAATGAAAAATATTCCGCTTAATATGCTTGGCGGAGTTGGGGTTCATCATTATTCTGTAATTGACTGGAATAAAAAAGGAGATGCGGTTAATTTTTCGGAAGAGCAATATTTTAAAACCATGAAAGAGGCTTTAAAAATGGAAGAGCTCGTAACGAAGCATGCTGCAGTAATGGATAAATACGATCCTGAGAAAAAAGTAGCAATGGTAGTTGATGAATGGGGCGGATGGTATGATGTAGAAAAAGGAACAAATCCGGGATTTTTATATCAGCAAAATACCATTAGAGATGCAGTTTTGGCTGGAGCAACACTTAATATTTTTAATAATCATGCAGACAGGGTTCGAATGGCAAATTTGGCTCAGTGCGTAAACGTGCTTCAAGCAGTAATCCTGACTGATAAAACCAAAATGATCTTAACACCAACCTATCACGTTATGCAAATGTACAATGTGCATCAGGATGCGAAACTGCTGCCAATAAATTTCAGTTCGCCATTATATACATTTAAAGATCAAACGCTTCCGGCAGTTTCGGCTTCGGCTTCAAAAGATAAAAACGGTGTTGTACATATTTCATTGGTAAATGTGGATGCAAAAAGTAAACATAAAATCGAAATTGATACGAAAGATTTGGGTGTGAAAAATTTTACTGCCCATATTATTACTTCATCGAAATTGCAGGATTTTAATTCTTTTGAGAATCCAAATAAAATCAGTCCTGCAGCATTTAAAGATTTTGATATGAAAAAAGGAAAATTAGAGATCAATTTACCTCCTTTTTCAGTTTTGGTTTTAGAAGGAAAATAA
- a CDS encoding ribulokinase yields MKNYVIGLDYGTDSVRAVLIDTENGQELASNVSHYKRWKNKQYCDASINQFRQHPLDHIEGLEITIQTVIKESKVDPKLVRGICIDTTGSSPVPVTKDGTPLALTKGFEENPNAMMVLWKDHTAINEANEINELAVSWGGEDVTKYVGGIYSSEWFWAKILHIARQDEAVRNAAHTWMEHCDLMTYLLIEDKDLKTFKRSRCAAGHKAMWHTDWNGLPPVEFLEKLHPYLAQLRGNLYDETYTSDLSAGKLSQEWADRLGLSIETVVAVGTFDAHSGAVGAKIEENTLVRVMGTSTCDILVGSYDEVGTKTVRGICGQVDGSVIPGFIGLEAGQSAFGDLLAWYKELLMWPTEHLLGTSSVLNDAQKEQLREEFSDKLIVELTKEAEKIPVSESLPIALDWINGRRTPDANQELKSAISNLSLGTKAPHIFKALVNAICFGAKKIVDRFEEEGVKIDSVIGIGGVARKSPFIMQTLANVLNKPIKIAASDQTPALGAAIYAAVAAGIYPNVIEASQKIGSDFDGEYFPQTDKVEAYHKLLLAYEQLSAFADPNLKISQHEFSL; encoded by the coding sequence ATGAAAAATTATGTCATAGGATTAGACTACGGAACAGATTCTGTTCGTGCGGTTCTTATAGATACTGAAAATGGGCAGGAATTGGCATCCAATGTTTCTCATTACAAAAGATGGAAAAATAAGCAGTATTGCGACGCATCCATAAATCAATTTCGTCAGCATCCTTTAGATCATATCGAGGGCTTAGAAATTACGATTCAAACCGTTATTAAAGAAAGCAAAGTTGATCCAAAACTAGTACGAGGAATTTGTATTGATACAACAGGATCTTCTCCGGTTCCGGTTACTAAAGACGGAACACCGCTCGCTCTAACAAAAGGTTTTGAAGAAAATCCAAATGCCATGATGGTGTTATGGAAAGATCATACAGCAATAAATGAAGCAAACGAAATCAACGAACTGGCAGTTAGCTGGGGCGGAGAAGATGTTACCAAATATGTTGGAGGAATTTATTCATCTGAATGGTTTTGGGCAAAAATTCTTCATATAGCAAGACAAGACGAAGCGGTTAGAAACGCAGCACACACCTGGATGGAGCACTGCGATTTAATGACGTATTTGTTAATTGAAGATAAAGATTTAAAAACCTTCAAAAGAAGTCGTTGTGCAGCAGGACATAAAGCTATGTGGCACACAGACTGGAACGGATTACCGCCAGTTGAATTTTTAGAAAAATTACATCCGTATTTAGCGCAGCTTCGCGGTAACTTATATGATGAAACATATACATCAGATTTATCAGCAGGAAAACTAAGCCAGGAATGGGCAGATCGTTTAGGACTTTCGATAGAAACAGTTGTGGCTGTTGGAACTTTCGACGCGCACTCAGGAGCAGTTGGAGCTAAAATCGAAGAAAATACTTTAGTCCGCGTTATGGGAACTTCAACTTGTGATATTCTGGTTGGTTCTTATGATGAGGTTGGAACAAAAACAGTTAGAGGAATCTGCGGACAAGTTGACGGTTCTGTTATTCCGGGCTTTATTGGTTTAGAAGCAGGACAATCTGCTTTTGGAGATTTATTGGCTTGGTACAAAGAACTTTTAATGTGGCCAACAGAACATTTATTAGGAACTTCTTCTGTTTTAAATGATGCTCAAAAAGAACAGTTAAGAGAAGAATTCAGCGATAAATTAATTGTTGAATTAACGAAAGAAGCAGAGAAAATTCCCGTTTCAGAAAGTCTTCCAATTGCTTTGGACTGGATTAACGGGCGACGAACTCCAGATGCAAATCAGGAATTAAAAAGTGCTATTTCGAACCTTTCTTTAGGAACAAAAGCGCCTCATATTTTTAAAGCTTTAGTAAACGCAATTTGTTTTGGAGCGAAGAAAATTGTAGACCGTTTTGAAGAGGAAGGTGTAAAAATCGACAGCGTAATCGGAATTGGCGGTGTGGCGAGAAAATCTCCTTTTATCATGCAGACTTTGGCTAATGTTTTAAACAAGCCAATTAAAATTGCTGCTTCAGACCAAACTCCGGCTTTAGGTGCAGCAATCTATGCAGCCGTTGCTGCTGGAATTTATCCAAATGTAATCGAAGCAAGCCAGAAAATCGGAAGTGATTTTGACGGAGAATATTTCCCTCAGACAGATAAAGTAGAAGCATATCACAAACTGCTTTTAGCTTACGAACAATTAAGCGCTTTTGCAGATCCAAACCTTAAAATATCGCAGCATGAGTTCTCTTTATAA